The proteins below come from a single Streptomyces sp. M92 genomic window:
- a CDS encoding type II secretion system F family protein, with the protein MTTTPPTHTTLAALDSLGSMGGLFSTTVLYALGCGVAVGGGIALLMVAVRGLPAKPEHEKRQAAERANELIRWAGQRGSLAAIVGLAVMLVTRWAVLGIAAGILVFFWDHLFGGAAEERAAMKRVEALASWTESLRDTIAGAVGLEQAIPASARAAAPVLRPHLDALVDRLRSRTPLPDALQHLADEIDDASADIIVAALILNARLRGPGLRQVLGALAKSAREEVDMRQRVMAQRASTRRSVQIVVAVSVLFVLGLSIFNRDFVEPYGSPVGQLVLACVCGLFALGFWWMRKLSTIETPERFLVRDGSDVQFVRPRTPGQPGHPGQPAAQTAQRLPQPSQPSQASGDEGVRR; encoded by the coding sequence ATGACCACCACACCCCCCACGCACACCACTCTCGCCGCGCTCGACTCCCTCGGCTCCATGGGCGGTCTGTTCTCCACCACCGTCCTGTACGCGCTCGGCTGCGGCGTCGCCGTCGGCGGCGGCATCGCGCTGCTCATGGTCGCCGTACGCGGTCTGCCCGCCAAGCCGGAGCACGAGAAGCGCCAGGCCGCCGAGCGGGCCAACGAACTGATCCGCTGGGCGGGCCAGCGCGGCTCCCTCGCGGCCATCGTCGGCCTCGCCGTCATGCTCGTCACCCGCTGGGCGGTACTGGGCATCGCCGCCGGCATCCTCGTCTTCTTCTGGGACCACCTCTTCGGCGGCGCCGCCGAGGAACGCGCCGCCATGAAGCGGGTCGAGGCCCTGGCCTCCTGGACGGAATCCCTGCGCGACACCATCGCCGGCGCGGTCGGACTGGAGCAGGCCATTCCGGCCTCCGCCCGAGCCGCCGCGCCCGTACTCCGCCCCCACCTCGACGCCCTGGTCGACCGGCTGCGCTCGCGCACCCCGCTGCCCGACGCGCTCCAGCACCTGGCCGACGAGATCGACGACGCCTCCGCCGACATCATCGTCGCCGCGCTGATCCTCAACGCGCGGCTGCGCGGCCCGGGTCTGCGCCAGGTCCTCGGCGCGCTCGCCAAGTCGGCGCGCGAGGAGGTCGACATGCGTCAGCGGGTGATGGCCCAGCGCGCATCGACCCGCCGCTCGGTGCAGATCGTCGTAGCGGTGTCGGTGCTGTTCGTCCTCGGCCTGTCCATCTTCAACCGGGACTTCGTCGAGCCGTACGGCTCCCCCGTCGGCCAGCTCGTCCTGGCCTGCGTGTGCGGCCTGTTCGCGCTGGGCTTCTGGTGGATGCGCAAGCTGTCGACCATCGAGACGCCGGAGCGCTTCCTGGTCCGGGACGGCTCGGACGTCCAGTTCGTGCGCCCCCGTACGCCGGGCCAGCCGGGCCACCCCGGCCAGCCGGCCGCCCAGACCGCGCAGCGCCTGCCGCAACCGTCCCAGCCGTCGCAGGCGTCTGGGGACGAGGGGGTACGACGATGA
- a CDS encoding type II secretion system F family protein, translating into MNLTMPVLVGAVIGLGVYALVRALMPSRRSPVQQVARIDAMRARGTAYESSSRTAKDDGRLGTLRARVGARVAELYLQQGWELRSLRADLAVLDRSWEKFLATKTLLAVGGLFFGPFLFAIVWRLGFGDSPIIPVWLALLCAGIFFFLPDLEVRRDAADKRRDLRRVIGAYLDLVSMSLAGGRGLPEALMAAAEVSDGWATHRIRNALADARITGISQWQALGQLGEDLGVEELKDLAASLALVSDDGAKVRESLASRAETMRHRELAEIEGSAGEKSQSMLVAQLLLCAGFLVFLIYPAAMRVFQV; encoded by the coding sequence ATGAACCTGACGATGCCGGTCCTGGTCGGCGCGGTCATCGGCCTGGGCGTCTACGCCCTGGTCCGCGCCCTGATGCCGAGCAGGCGGAGCCCGGTCCAGCAGGTCGCCCGGATCGACGCGATGCGGGCGCGCGGGACGGCGTACGAGTCGTCGTCGCGCACGGCGAAGGACGACGGCCGCCTCGGCACGCTGCGCGCCCGGGTCGGCGCCCGCGTCGCCGAGCTGTACCTGCAGCAGGGCTGGGAGCTGCGCTCGCTGCGCGCCGACCTGGCGGTGCTGGACCGCAGCTGGGAGAAGTTCCTGGCGACGAAGACGCTGCTGGCCGTGGGCGGCCTGTTCTTCGGTCCGTTCCTGTTCGCGATCGTGTGGCGGCTCGGGTTCGGCGACAGCCCGATCATCCCGGTCTGGCTGGCCCTGCTCTGCGCGGGGATCTTCTTTTTCCTCCCCGACCTGGAGGTACGCCGGGACGCCGCCGACAAACGCCGTGACCTGCGGCGCGTGATCGGTGCGTACCTGGACCTGGTCTCCATGAGCCTGGCCGGCGGCCGTGGCCTGCCCGAGGCCCTGATGGCGGCGGCGGAGGTGTCGGACGGCTGGGCCACCCACCGCATCCGCAACGCCCTGGCCGACGCCCGCATCACTGGCATCAGCCAGTGGCAGGCGCTCGGCCAGCTCGGCGAGGACCTGGGCGTCGAGGAGCTCAAGGACCTCGCCGCCTCCCTCGCCCTGGTCTCCGACGACGGCGCCAAGGTCCGGGAGTCCCTCGCCTCCCGCGCCGAGACCATGCGGCACCGCGAACTCGCCGAGATCGAGGGCAGTGCGGGCGAGAAGTCCCAGTCGATGCTCGTGGCCCAGCTCCTGCTGTGCGCCGGGTTCCTGGTGTTCCTGATCTATCCGGCGGCGATGCGGGTGTTTCAGGTGTGA
- a CDS encoding TadE family protein, whose protein sequence is MPANVFRRLRRRVEAAREAAAARGESGMTAIEFVFLTPVLFFMIFATVQFGLYFFADHVAQAAAQAGARKARATADAQPGAWRGEARDVVDSYISQLGPQLVIAPDVKMLQPEQDTVGVEITARIPTVFPGLDLTVHAESMGPVERFVEDGGN, encoded by the coding sequence ATGCCGGCCAACGTGTTCAGACGGTTGCGCCGCAGGGTCGAGGCCGCCCGCGAAGCGGCGGCCGCCCGCGGCGAATCCGGCATGACCGCGATCGAGTTCGTGTTCCTCACACCGGTCCTGTTCTTCATGATCTTCGCGACGGTGCAGTTCGGGCTGTACTTCTTCGCCGACCACGTGGCGCAGGCGGCGGCCCAGGCGGGCGCGCGCAAGGCCCGTGCGACGGCCGACGCCCAGCCCGGCGCCTGGCGCGGCGAGGCGCGGGACGTGGTGGACAGCTACATCAGCCAGTTGGGTCCCCAGCTGGTCATCGCACCGGACGTGAAGATGCTCCAGCCGGAACAGGACACGGTCGGTGTGGAGATCACGGCCCGTATCCCGACGGTGTTCCCGGGCCTGGACCTGACGGTGCACGCGGAGTCGATGGGTCCGGTGGAACGCTTCGTCGAGGACGGGGGGAACTAG
- a CDS encoding TadE/TadG family type IV pilus assembly protein — MRVALRALVPTALEDRRRVSADDDGLSTIEVVILAPVMILFILVLVGFGQLVEGRGALDGAARDAARAGSIQKNHGTAVAEAKKAAEANLADVCSGPVSVVQKSAGFEPDTLFTVEVSCEVRGLAMIGLNIPTTLSATFSSPLDPYRRTA; from the coding sequence ATGCGTGTCGCCCTGCGGGCTCTCGTACCGACGGCGCTCGAAGACCGCCGTCGGGTGTCGGCGGACGACGACGGGCTGTCCACCATCGAGGTGGTCATCCTCGCCCCGGTGATGATCCTCTTCATCCTCGTCCTGGTGGGCTTCGGCCAGCTGGTCGAAGGACGGGGCGCCCTCGACGGCGCGGCCCGGGACGCGGCACGCGCGGGCTCGATCCAGAAGAACCACGGCACGGCGGTCGCCGAGGCGAAGAAGGCCGCCGAGGCCAACCTCGCGGACGTCTGCTCGGGCCCGGTCTCGGTCGTCCAGAAGAGCGCGGGCTTCGAGCCCGACACGCTGTTCACGGTGGAGGTCAGCTGCGAGGTGCGCGGCCTGGCGATGATCGGCCTGAACATCCCCACCACCCTCTCGGCGACCTTCAGCTCCCCGCTGGACCCGTACCGGAGGACGGCGTGA
- a CDS encoding TadE/TadG family type IV pilus assembly protein, with the protein MRSLVRGRIAHRVAHRLAHLDDRGSGAGAVIIFALVFLALSAFVIDGGMSISKRERAADIAEQAARYAAQDIDREALYDDVGGPAPINYENCDARVKAFAAEMNMTGADIAGTHCVVADTEQVQVEVQLTYSPVFTGMFYGGDVVVHGQAVAENEVG; encoded by the coding sequence GTGAGATCCCTCGTACGCGGCAGGATCGCGCACCGGGTCGCCCACCGGCTCGCCCACCTGGACGACCGTGGCTCGGGCGCCGGCGCGGTCATCATCTTCGCCCTGGTCTTCCTCGCCCTGTCGGCCTTCGTCATCGACGGCGGCATGTCCATCTCCAAGCGGGAACGCGCCGCGGACATCGCCGAGCAGGCCGCCCGCTACGCCGCCCAGGACATCGACCGCGAGGCCCTCTACGACGACGTGGGCGGTCCCGCCCCCATCAACTACGAGAACTGCGACGCGAGGGTCAAGGCCTTCGCCGCCGAGATGAACATGACCGGCGCGGACATCGCCGGGACGCACTGCGTGGTGGCCGACACGGAGCAGGTGCAGGTCGAGGTGCAGCTCACCTACTCCCCGGTCTTCACGGGGATGTTCTACGGCGGTGACGTGGTCGTCCACGGGCAGGCGGTGGCGGAGAACGAGGTGGGCTGA
- a CDS encoding serine/threonine-protein kinase — MEALSPDDVREIAGYRLRARLGEGGMGVVYLSHTRGGQPVALKVVRRDYAQDPEFRRRFAHEVAAARRVQGPYTAPVLDSLTDGPEPWLAIGYVPGPSLASAVYQHGPLPLRTVLQLVAGMAEALQTIHAAGVVHRDLKPSNVLLASDGPRVIDFGIARAADTTALTGTDVRLGTPAYMAPEQAMGGDVTPALDIFALGLVAYFAATGRHPFGEGSSPALLYRIVSNEPDLTACPDELRGLVAACLAKEADARPTPARVIETCHTLAGTSGLARQEGWWLPTPVAQQIAHQEHTLRLYSAPGPADAVPPLPSPVPTRPGLPPQAAFAAAAPTRPASSPAEAFMAAAPTAPSQPPQVIGGPAQQGPAATGEPSRRRRGPLVATLAVIGALAIGGGSVAAYRLLADDGSGGDRTASGAASGPVSPDPTAADGAVGQDSGAGAPSTDEAPRTEPGWQISARNKNLVLRAPKYYANAEDIGSGTRCSPSDVTTLDIEDLTLETNGSYVPTSGRWLTYTDCPDPIKLNGIRLADDGGSFATLTERRPTPTECRDAARAATLPNPIPLSRIRDDSLLKEGTALCIESGQGTVTHLWITRVNKESAENDNLRTYIFTATQWKPE; from the coding sequence ATGGAAGCGCTGTCGCCCGACGACGTCCGGGAGATAGCCGGCTACCGACTGCGTGCGCGGCTGGGCGAGGGCGGCATGGGAGTCGTGTATCTGTCGCACACCCGTGGCGGGCAGCCGGTCGCCCTCAAGGTCGTACGGCGTGACTACGCGCAGGACCCGGAGTTCCGCAGGCGTTTCGCCCACGAGGTCGCCGCCGCCCGCCGGGTGCAGGGTCCGTACACCGCTCCCGTCCTCGACAGCCTCACCGACGGCCCCGAGCCCTGGCTCGCCATCGGCTACGTTCCGGGTCCCTCCCTCGCCTCCGCGGTGTACCAGCACGGCCCGCTGCCGCTGCGTACCGTGCTGCAACTGGTCGCCGGCATGGCCGAAGCCCTGCAGACCATTCACGCGGCCGGTGTGGTCCACCGGGACCTGAAGCCGTCCAACGTGCTCCTGGCCTCGGACGGGCCGCGTGTCATCGACTTCGGGATCGCCCGCGCGGCCGACACCACCGCGCTGACCGGGACGGACGTAAGACTCGGCACCCCTGCCTACATGGCTCCCGAGCAGGCCATGGGCGGTGATGTCACACCGGCGCTGGACATCTTCGCGCTCGGCCTCGTCGCCTACTTCGCGGCCACCGGACGCCATCCCTTCGGCGAGGGCTCATCGCCGGCCCTGCTGTATCGGATCGTCTCCAACGAGCCCGATCTGACCGCGTGCCCCGACGAGTTGCGCGGCCTCGTCGCCGCGTGCCTGGCCAAGGAGGCGGACGCACGGCCGACGCCGGCCCGCGTCATCGAGACGTGCCACACTCTGGCCGGGACTTCGGGGCTGGCCCGCCAGGAGGGCTGGTGGCTGCCGACCCCCGTCGCCCAGCAGATCGCCCACCAGGAGCACACGCTGCGCCTGTACTCGGCTCCCGGCCCCGCCGACGCGGTCCCGCCTCTCCCGTCCCCGGTGCCCACCCGGCCCGGGTTGCCGCCGCAGGCCGCGTTCGCCGCCGCGGCGCCCACCCGGCCCGCGAGTTCACCCGCCGAAGCGTTCATGGCCGCGGCGCCCACCGCACCGTCGCAGCCCCCGCAGGTCATCGGCGGGCCGGCTCAGCAGGGGCCGGCCGCGACCGGGGAACCGTCCAGGCGTCGTCGTGGGCCACTGGTCGCGACCTTGGCCGTCATCGGCGCCCTCGCCATCGGCGGGGGCTCGGTCGCCGCCTACCGACTACTGGCGGACGACGGCTCCGGGGGCGATCGGACGGCGTCCGGTGCCGCCTCCGGCCCTGTCTCCCCCGATCCCACCGCTGCCGACGGCGCGGTCGGGCAGGACTCCGGGGCTGGTGCGCCATCGACCGACGAGGCGCCGAGGACTGAGCCGGGATGGCAGATCAGCGCGCGGAACAAGAACCTGGTACTGCGGGCGCCCAAGTACTACGCGAACGCCGAGGACATCGGCTCCGGCACACGGTGCAGCCCTTCCGACGTCACCACGCTCGACATCGAGGACCTCACGCTGGAAACCAATGGTTCCTACGTGCCGACTTCCGGTCGGTGGCTCACCTACACGGACTGTCCGGACCCGATCAAACTGAACGGCATCCGTCTCGCCGACGACGGCGGGTCGTTCGCCACCCTGACCGAACGCCGTCCCACACCCACAGAGTGCCGCGACGCCGCCCGCGCGGCCACGCTTCCGAACCCGATTCCACTCAGCAGGATCAGGGACGATTCCCTCCTCAAGGAGGGAACCGCCCTGTGCATCGAGTCCGGCCAGGGCACGGTGACCCACCTGTGGATCACCAGGGTGAACAAGGAGAGCGCCGAGAACGACAACCTGCGCACGTACATCTTCACGGCCACCCAGTGGAAGCCCGAGTGA
- a CDS encoding BTAD domain-containing putative transcriptional regulator produces the protein MPRRRTSSSASSTAPSAAPRNRTPQPVRVRRRSFGDFVKAFLAFVALLGLVVGVPLALAMTAGWPFPDGAPSLDWLQREITVKTFQNILTVVVWFAWAQFTACVLVEVKAALSGVGVPGRVPGSGPSQLLARQLVAALLLVGATAASLTPGLSQLGQSIEGNQKPSVAAAQQTPGIFAQQQEQAAGTASAVAEQAGQAAARAEGASAAHGDTKYYRIQPPEGRHHDSLWEIADRHLGDGRRYKEIFELNKDRVQPDGSKLSEASLIRPGWIMEMPGDARGGELVEMPDEAPNVSEQVQQQISDYAQTGDHAQGGGGAGNGAQGAGGAGGAGAQGGGDNAQVSLPEQRPAPATPAPSTGHDQAAPAAADHSFGLPEALLAAPLLAAGLLGALGRRRRQALWQSALGSVGGRRGMEPPTPTGDAQDVQDALLVGADPEGVRLLDRALRGLAAALTAESRPLPVVYAAWMGGNGDLHLQLAQPAGKPPTPWQLGQDQTFWMLARADAERYEDADTAAPYPGLVSLGTMDDSRLLLNLESVPGIVSLGGTEADRTAVFASVAAELATNGWSDRMTITLVGFGDDLTPLAPNRIRHLDGFEDLFETMSAETRQRRGALGAAGHDSVLTGRTGPARHTRWAPHLVLLAAQPSDEDALRLAELAADAGRLGIGYLVGTEGADLPGAAWEMQITGEGKLLAPLLGLELGAQMLPAAQQRAVVELFTDAAPDPEHGPGGSDGPDGSGGRANRPPFLVDISEQGRPAVYARLVGSYEIIGLDAPDGDRSALLHEALAMLLLHREGVHPRVLSSALWPRGVTADVRDALLERLRVWLGTDPDGTPRLGTDATGRLTLAKSVVSDLDVLRSLYYEATQGRGVGSRQVRGRLLTDALVLVRGPLLADRPEGRYRWLTHEIVDAQLPLLVADTGLALSEFHLEKNRAEKAIEALNAALRTAPADERLWHELLRATRATDDTARLHALAADLVDRSGARGLPPRTEALLDELLPTWRDGVAAAG, from the coding sequence ATGCCGCGACGCCGCACCTCAAGCTCCGCAAGCTCGACGGCTCCCTCGGCGGCACCGAGGAACCGTACGCCGCAGCCGGTGCGGGTGCGGCGGCGGTCGTTCGGGGACTTCGTCAAGGCGTTCCTCGCGTTCGTCGCGCTGCTCGGGCTGGTCGTCGGGGTGCCCCTCGCGCTGGCCATGACCGCCGGGTGGCCGTTTCCGGACGGGGCGCCCAGCCTCGACTGGCTTCAGCGTGAGATCACCGTCAAGACCTTCCAGAACATCCTGACCGTCGTCGTCTGGTTCGCCTGGGCGCAGTTCACCGCCTGCGTGCTCGTCGAGGTCAAGGCCGCGCTGTCCGGCGTCGGGGTGCCGGGGCGGGTGCCGGGGTCCGGGCCCAGTCAGCTGCTCGCCCGGCAGCTCGTCGCCGCGCTGCTGCTGGTCGGCGCCACCGCGGCGAGCCTCACGCCGGGACTGTCGCAGCTCGGGCAGAGCATCGAGGGGAACCAGAAGCCCTCCGTGGCGGCGGCCCAGCAGACGCCGGGAATCTTCGCCCAGCAGCAGGAGCAGGCCGCAGGCACCGCGAGCGCCGTCGCCGAGCAGGCCGGTCAGGCCGCGGCCCGCGCCGAGGGTGCCTCCGCCGCGCACGGCGACACGAAGTACTACCGGATCCAGCCGCCGGAGGGACGTCACCACGACTCCCTCTGGGAGATCGCCGACCGGCACCTCGGTGACGGACGCCGGTACAAGGAGATCTTCGAGCTGAACAAGGACCGCGTGCAGCCGGACGGGTCCAAGCTGTCCGAGGCCAGCCTCATCCGACCCGGTTGGATCATGGAGATGCCCGGCGACGCCCGCGGCGGCGAGCTCGTCGAGATGCCCGACGAGGCGCCGAACGTCTCCGAGCAGGTGCAGCAGCAAATCAGCGACTACGCCCAGACCGGTGACCACGCGCAGGGCGGCGGCGGAGCCGGGAACGGGGCCCAGGGGGCTGGTGGTGCTGGTGGAGCCGGGGCCCAGGGGGGCGGCGACAACGCCCAGGTCTCCCTTCCCGAGCAGCGGCCCGCGCCCGCCACTCCCGCCCCCAGCACCGGGCACGACCAAGCCGCCCCCGCCGCGGCCGACCACTCCTTCGGCCTTCCCGAAGCCCTCCTCGCCGCCCCCCTCCTCGCCGCCGGCCTCCTGGGCGCCCTCGGCCGCCGGCGACGGCAGGCGCTGTGGCAGTCGGCGCTCGGGAGCGTCGGCGGGCGGCGCGGCATGGAGCCGCCCACGCCGACCGGCGACGCTCAGGACGTGCAGGACGCACTGCTCGTCGGCGCCGACCCCGAGGGCGTACGCCTCCTGGACCGGGCGCTGCGCGGACTCGCCGCCGCCCTCACCGCCGAGTCGCGGCCGCTGCCCGTCGTGTACGCGGCCTGGATGGGCGGCAACGGCGACCTGCACCTCCAGCTCGCCCAGCCCGCCGGGAAGCCGCCGACGCCCTGGCAGCTCGGGCAGGACCAGACCTTCTGGATGCTGGCCCGCGCCGACGCCGAGCGGTACGAGGACGCCGACACCGCCGCGCCGTACCCCGGGCTCGTCAGCCTCGGCACCATGGACGACTCCCGGCTGCTGCTGAACCTGGAGTCGGTGCCCGGCATCGTCTCGCTCGGCGGCACCGAGGCCGACCGGACCGCCGTGTTCGCGTCGGTCGCCGCCGAACTGGCCACCAACGGCTGGTCCGACCGCATGACCATCACGCTCGTCGGCTTCGGCGACGACCTCACGCCGCTCGCGCCCAACCGCATCCGGCACCTCGACGGGTTCGAGGACCTCTTCGAGACCATGTCCGCCGAGACCCGACAGCGGCGCGGCGCGCTCGGTGCCGCCGGGCACGACTCCGTCCTCACCGGCCGCACCGGGCCCGCCCGGCACACGCGTTGGGCCCCGCACCTCGTCCTGCTCGCCGCCCAGCCCTCCGACGAGGACGCCCTCCGGCTCGCCGAACTCGCCGCCGACGCCGGTCGCCTCGGTATCGGCTACCTCGTCGGCACCGAGGGCGCCGACCTCCCGGGTGCCGCCTGGGAGATGCAGATCACCGGCGAGGGCAAGCTGCTCGCACCGCTCCTCGGACTGGAGCTTGGGGCCCAGATGCTGCCGGCCGCCCAGCAGCGGGCCGTCGTCGAACTGTTCACCGACGCCGCCCCCGACCCCGAGCACGGGCCGGGTGGGTCCGATGGGCCCGACGGGTCCGGTGGCCGGGCCAACCGCCCGCCCTTCCTCGTCGACATCAGCGAGCAGGGGCGGCCCGCGGTGTACGCCCGCCTCGTCGGGTCGTACGAGATCATCGGCCTGGACGCGCCCGACGGCGACCGCAGTGCCCTGCTCCACGAGGCGCTGGCGATGCTCCTGCTGCACCGCGAGGGCGTGCACCCACGTGTGCTGTCCTCCGCGCTGTGGCCGCGCGGCGTCACGGCGGACGTGCGCGACGCGCTGCTGGAGCGGCTGCGGGTCTGGCTCGGCACCGACCCCGACGGCACCCCGCGGCTCGGCACCGACGCCACCGGACGGCTCACCCTCGCCAAGTCCGTCGTCTCCGACCTCGATGTCCTGCGCTCCCTCTACTACGAGGCCACGCAGGGCCGCGGCGTCGGCAGCCGCCAGGTGCGCGGGCGGCTCCTCACCGACGCACTGGTGCTGGTGCGCGGGCCGCTGCTGGCCGACCGGCCCGAGGGCCGTTACCGCTGGCTCACCCACGAGATCGTCGACGCCCAGCTCCCGCTGCTCGTCGCCGACACCGGGCTGGCGCTCTCCGAGTTCCACCTGGAGAAGAACCGCGCGGAGAAGGCCATCGAGGCGCTGAACGCGGCCCTGCGCACCGCCCCCGCCGACGAGCGCCTGTGGCACGAGCTGCTGCGCGCCACACGCGCCACCGACGACACCGCCCGGCTGCACGCCCTGGCCGCCGACCTCGTCGACCGCAGCGGCGCCCGCGGGCTGCCGCCGCGCACCGAGGCGCTGCTGGACGAACTGCTGCCCACCTGGCGCGACGGCGTCGCGGCGGCGGGATGA
- a CDS encoding prepilin peptidase has translation MSLDLLIVLVAALWGLVTGALLPRAAYRFSAPAGAEWRDRCPREHPVPGWLGRARCGQCATDSNGGNGGTGTIGGTCSTGGNGSTGGTGTTDGTGSTGGTGSTGGSDNSRSTDNAFYGPGTAVLATVTALVCAALAAATGTRPEVAVWLLLAPVGVLLAAVDLRVRRLPDPLTLPLAGAALVLLGLTALVPEHAGEWTTAVLGALALGGGYGVLFLINPAGMGFGDVKLALGAGAVLGWYGWPTLMLGTFAGFLLGALYGGALVVARRAGRKTAIPFGPFLIAGAFLGVLAGAYAA, from the coding sequence ATGAGCCTCGACCTCCTGATCGTCCTCGTCGCCGCGCTCTGGGGCCTGGTGACGGGAGCGCTGCTGCCGCGGGCCGCCTACCGCTTCTCCGCCCCCGCGGGGGCGGAGTGGCGTGATCGGTGCCCACGGGAGCATCCCGTGCCGGGCTGGCTCGGTCGGGCCCGGTGCGGGCAGTGCGCGACCGACAGCAACGGCGGTAACGGCGGCACCGGTACTATCGGTGGCACCTGCAGTACCGGTGGCAACGGCAGCACCGGTGGCACCGGCACTACCGACGGCACCGGCAGTACCGGCGGCACCGGCAGTACCGGTGGCAGCGATAACTCCCGCAGCACCGACAACGCGTTCTACGGCCCCGGCACCGCCGTCCTCGCCACCGTCACCGCCCTCGTCTGCGCCGCCCTCGCCGCCGCCACCGGGACCCGTCCGGAGGTGGCGGTCTGGCTGCTGCTCGCCCCGGTCGGCGTGCTGCTGGCCGCCGTCGACCTGCGGGTACGGCGCCTGCCCGACCCCCTCACCCTGCCGCTCGCCGGCGCCGCGCTCGTCCTCCTCGGGCTCACCGCGCTCGTGCCCGAGCACGCGGGGGAGTGGACCACCGCCGTGCTGGGCGCCCTCGCCCTCGGCGGCGGCTACGGCGTGCTCTTCCTCATCAACCCGGCCGGCATGGGCTTCGGAGACGTCAAGCTCGCCCTCGGCGCCGGGGCCGTCCTCGGCTGGTACGGCTGGCCGACCCTGATGCTCGGCACCTTCGCCGGCTTCCTGCTCGGCGCGCTGTACGGCGGTGCCCTCGTCGTCGCCCGGCGGGCGGGGCGCAAGACGGCGATCCCGTTCGGGCCGTTCCTGATCGCGGGCGCCTTCCTGGGCGTCCTGGCGGGGGCCTACGCGGCCTGA
- the mqnC gene encoding cyclic dehypoxanthinyl futalosine synthase: MTEKADLQPILDRAAAGGRITPEEALDLYRDAPLHALGAAADAVRRRKYAGSEHIATYIIERNINYTNVCVTACKFCAFYAAPKDTRKGWTRDLDDILRRCAETVELGGTQIMFQGGHHPDYGVEYYEKHFAAIKKEFPDLVIHSLGASEVEHMARISKVSVEEAIQRIHAAGLDSFAGAGAELLPERPRKAIAPLKESGERWLEIMEIAHNLGVESTSTMLMGTGETNAERIEHLRMIRDVQDRTGGFRAFIPYTYQPENNHLKGRTQATLFEYLRMIAIARVFLDNVAHIQGSWLTTGKEVGQLSLHYGADDLGSIMLEENVVSSAGAKHRSNRLEIIDLIRKAGRVPAQRSTTYEHLVVHDDPANDPVDERVVSHISSTAIAGGTAHPELKLLAPN, translated from the coding sequence GTGACCGAGAAGGCCGACCTTCAGCCCATCCTCGACCGCGCCGCCGCCGGTGGGCGGATCACCCCCGAAGAGGCGCTCGACCTCTACCGGGACGCCCCGCTGCACGCGCTGGGCGCCGCCGCCGACGCCGTACGCAGGCGCAAGTACGCCGGCAGCGAGCACATCGCGACGTACATCATCGAGCGCAACATCAACTACACCAACGTGTGCGTCACGGCGTGCAAGTTCTGCGCCTTCTACGCGGCCCCCAAGGACACCAGGAAGGGCTGGACCCGCGACCTCGACGACATCCTGCGCCGCTGCGCGGAGACGGTCGAGCTGGGCGGCACCCAGATCATGTTCCAGGGCGGCCACCACCCGGACTACGGCGTCGAGTACTACGAGAAGCACTTCGCCGCCATCAAGAAGGAGTTCCCCGACCTCGTCATCCACAGCCTGGGGGCGAGCGAGGTCGAGCACATGGCGCGGATCTCGAAGGTGTCGGTCGAGGAGGCGATCCAGCGCATCCACGCGGCCGGGCTCGACTCCTTCGCCGGGGCCGGTGCGGAGCTGCTGCCCGAGCGTCCGCGCAAGGCGATCGCCCCGCTCAAGGAGTCCGGCGAGCGCTGGCTGGAGATCATGGAGATCGCCCACAATCTGGGCGTGGAGTCGACGTCCACCATGCTCATGGGCACCGGCGAGACCAACGCCGAGCGCATCGAGCACCTGCGGATGATCCGGGACGTGCAGGACCGCACCGGCGGCTTCCGCGCCTTCATCCCGTACACCTACCAGCCCGAGAACAACCACCTGAAGGGCCGCACGCAGGCCACGCTCTTCGAGTACCTGCGGATGATCGCCATCGCCCGGGTCTTCCTCGACAACGTCGCCCACATCCAGGGTTCTTGGCTGACCACCGGCAAGGAGGTCGGCCAGCTCTCCCTGCACTACGGCGCCGACGACCTCGGCTCGATCATGCTGGAGGAGAACGTCGTCTCCTCCGCGGGCGCCAAGCACCGGTCCAACCGGCTGGAGATCATCGACCTGATCCGCAAGGCGGGGCGCGTCCCGGCGCAGCGGTCGACCACGTACGAGCACCTCGTCGTGCATGACGACCCGGCGAACGACCCCGTGGACGAGCGCGTCGTCTCCCACATCTCGTCCACGGCCATCGCGGGTGGCACGGCCCACCCCGAGCTGAAGCTGCTCGCCCCCAACTGA